CCATGCTGTCGATCGATATCAACTCGGCGCGCGCCACCAAGGGCGCGGACATCGAGGAAACGGCGCTCAACACCAACCTCGAGGCCGCCGACGAGATCGCCCGCCAGCTACGCATCCGCGACCTGGGCGGCCTGATCGTCATCGACTTCATCGACATGACTCCCAGCCGCAACCAGCGCGAGGTCGAGAACCGGCTGCGCGAGGCGCTGAAGATGGACCGCGCCCGGGTCCAGGTCGGGCGCATCTCGCGCTTCGGCCTGCTGGAGATGTCGCGCCAGCGCCTGCGCCCCTCGCTGGGCGAGTCCAGCCAGATCGTCTGCCCGCGCTGCAACGGCCAGGGCACGGTCCGTGGCGTGGAGTCGCTGGCATTGTCGGTGCTGCGCATCATCGAAGAGAACGCCATGAAGGACAAGACGGCGCGGGTGGTCGCGCGCGTGCCGGTCGATGTCGCCACCTTCCTGCTCAACGAGAAGCGCAAGCCGCTCTACGAGCTCGAGACCCGGTACAGGGTCGGCGTGATGCTGATTCCCACGCCGTCCCTGGAAACCCCGGCCTACGACATCCGCCGCTTCCGCATCGACGAGGTCGGCGAGATCGCCGACACCTCCAGCTACGCGTTGTTCGAGGATGAGGAGACCGGGGACGAGGCCGCCGAACTGGTCAAGCCGGCGCCCCGGCCGGAGCAGCCGGCAGTGAAGATGGTCGCGCCTGCGGCGCCGGCACCGGCGCCCGCCCAGAACCCCGCGCCGGCCGCCGCCAGCCAGGCCCAGCCCGGCCTCATCCGCCGCCTGTGGGCCAGCCTATTCGGCACCCCCGAGGTGGAGGAGGAAAAAACGGAGCCGAAGAAGCCCGCGCGCAGCCGGGGCACGCGCTCCGATCGCGGCGGCCGTTCCGAGCGCAGCGGCCAGCGTCGCAGCCGCGGCGGCCGCAAGCGCGGCGGCACTGAGAACCACCGCGGCTCGGACAAGGAGGCCGGTGAAGCCCGCAAGGAAACACCGCGCAAGGAGAAACAGGACCAGGCAACGCCGGCCGCCGAGACCGAGAGCCGGCCGGCACCGGAAGCGAAGCCCGCCGCCGAGGGCGAGGGTTCGTCGCGCAGCCGCTCCCGCCGCGGCCGCCGCGGTGGCCGGCGTCGCTCCAGTCGGGCCAGGTCCGCCGAGGCCGGCGGCAACGGCAATCGTCAGGAAAGCCGCACCGATTCCGAACCGAAGTCCGGCGCCGCAACCGGCGCTGACAGGCCCGCGCCTGCTGGGTCGTCGACCGGTTCCTCGGACATGCCGAAGACCGATACGCCAAAGGCGGACACTGCCAGGCCCGAGGCAGCGAAGCCTGACGCGAGGAAACAGGCAGCCCCCGCTGCCGAGGCACCGAAGCCCGAACCGCACAAGACCGAGACGCCCGCCGCACCCAAGGCGATCGAATCGCCGGCCGCCGCACCGGCTGCCGCGGACAAGCCGGCGACGCCACGCTCGGCCAGCGGCGAGGACTGAACGTGCCGAGGCACGACGAAACGGAAACATGACCATGAAGGGCGTGTCATGAGCAACGAAAAGATCCGCGTACTCTTTGTCTGCATGGGCAACATCTGCCGTTCGCCCACGGCCCAGGGCGTGTTCGAGGCATTGTTGGAACGCGAAGGACTGGCGGACCGCATCGAGGTGGACTCCGCCGGCACCCATGCCTATCACGTCGGCGAGCCGCCGGACCCGCGCGCGCAGGAGGCCGCCCGCAACCGCGGCGTGGAGCTGGCTCACCAGCGCGCACGCCGGGTGGCGGAATCCGATTTTCTCGAGTTCCACTATGTCGTCGCCATGGACCAGAGCAACCTCGAGGACCTGCGCGCCCTCTGCCATCCCGACTACGAGGCACGTTTGCACCTGTTCATGAACTTTGCCCCGGACTACGGCGAAACCGATGTCCCCGACCCCTACTACGGCGGCCGCCAGGGCTTCGAACGGGTGCTGGACATGATCGAACAGGCAGCGGCCGGCCTGCTCGCCGACATTCGCCGGCGGCACGGTCTGGACTGATCCGGCCCGGGGAGATGAACATCGCGGAGTCCGCTGTGCTGCATCCGGCCGCGGCTGTCAGCCGAAGAAGCATCCGTACGGATCATCCTTGACCAGCGCCAGAAAGGCCTCCAGGTTGTCCACTTCCGGCATCGGCTCGTAGGTTTCCCAGCGCCCGTTGGATCGCCGCCAGTACACACGCCAGCGACCCCGTGACTTGACGTAACGTGCGCGGGCCACCGGCGTTTCCAGCCGCCGTTTCGGGTCCTGCCAATCGGCACGGATCTCGAACAGATCAAGCGTCTGGTCCTTCAACCGGTAGCCGAGGTCCACCTGATCGCGCAGATGCGGCGGCGGCCGATGCCGCTCCAGATAGTCGCGCATCAACCGTTCGATGCGCGCCTGCTCGAATTCGCTCAGTGCCATGCCGGGCTCCGCTTTCAGGCGGCCGGCCGCGGCAGCCGGCCATCGACCTCGAACAGGGCGCGCGGAAACTGCCAGGCCCTGTCCTCTCCCTTGGC
Above is a genomic segment from Thiohalobacter sp. containing:
- the rne gene encoding ribonuclease E — protein: MKRMLINATQPEELRVAMVDGQKLYDLDIEVPAREQKKSNIYKGKITRVEPSLEAAFVDYGAERHGFLPLKEIARSYFSEAARKQSGRVNIADAVREGQELVVQVEKEERGQKGAALTTFISLAGRYLVLMPNNPRAGGVSRRIEGEDRDLVRDAIANLNIPDGMGLIVRTAGVGRAIEELQWDLDYLLQLWSSIEKAAESRPAPFLIYQESNVIIRALRDYLRSDIGEILIDDAATYQRAREFMEQVMPHNLHKLKRYDDKVPLFSRYQIESQIESAFQREVTLPSGGSIVIDHTEAMLSIDINSARATKGADIEETALNTNLEAADEIARQLRIRDLGGLIVIDFIDMTPSRNQREVENRLREALKMDRARVQVGRISRFGLLEMSRQRLRPSLGESSQIVCPRCNGQGTVRGVESLALSVLRIIEENAMKDKTARVVARVPVDVATFLLNEKRKPLYELETRYRVGVMLIPTPSLETPAYDIRRFRIDEVGEIADTSSYALFEDEETGDEAAELVKPAPRPEQPAVKMVAPAAPAPAPAQNPAPAAASQAQPGLIRRLWASLFGTPEVEEEKTEPKKPARSRGTRSDRGGRSERSGQRRSRGGRKRGGTENHRGSDKEAGEARKETPRKEKQDQATPAAETESRPAPEAKPAAEGEGSSRSRSRRGRRGGRRRSSRARSAEAGGNGNRQESRTDSEPKSGAATGADRPAPAGSSTGSSDMPKTDTPKADTARPEAAKPDARKQAAPAAEAPKPEPHKTETPAAPKAIESPAAAPAAADKPATPRSASGED
- a CDS encoding low molecular weight protein-tyrosine-phosphatase, which codes for MSNEKIRVLFVCMGNICRSPTAQGVFEALLEREGLADRIEVDSAGTHAYHVGEPPDPRAQEAARNRGVELAHQRARRVAESDFLEFHYVVAMDQSNLEDLRALCHPDYEARLHLFMNFAPDYGETDVPDPYYGGRQGFERVLDMIEQAAAGLLADIRRRHGLD
- a CDS encoding DUF3024 domain-containing protein is translated as MALSEFEQARIERLMRDYLERHRPPPHLRDQVDLGYRLKDQTLDLFEIRADWQDPKRRLETPVARARYVKSRGRWRVYWRRSNGRWETYEPMPEVDNLEAFLALVKDDPYGCFFG